The following proteins are encoded in a genomic region of Alnus glutinosa chromosome 8, dhAlnGlut1.1, whole genome shotgun sequence:
- the LOC133875828 gene encoding pentatricopeptide repeat-containing protein At4g21065-like, which yields MIYVYIISYGNYANEKSGCPKTKPSSMDAIYKLHALLLKTGLHDDPLYLRRLLLSCAAAAPHSLSYARSLFAHIPSPDIFAYNTLIRAHAHSSPSHALSLFSQMRLAAVSPDAFTFPFLLKACARLQLGQGLHSLIIKLAFDSDIYVQNSLISFYGRCGSVQLASKLFQEMLERDLVSWSSIIACFANNGFGFQALDLFRQMQLSVSEDIKPDEITMLSVISAVSSLGALELGQWVYTFIRRSGLELSVSLGTALVNMYSRCGSIEESIRVFDEMPVRNLLTWTALINGLAVHGRSREALRVFYEMEKSGFCPDHITITGVLVACSHGGLVEEGWQFFESIRKKYDMEPLLEHYGCMVDLLGRAGLLYEAYDFVERMPMKPNSVVWRTLLGACVNHNHLELAEKVKQRIYELDPFHDGDYVLLSNAYGVVGRWVEKEGVRNFMREKRISKNPGYSIINIDQVIHEFVSGDSSHPQSEEIRKFLVSIIENLRLGGYTPYTCNVLHDIEEEDKEHSLGYHSEKMAVAFALLRYKDSRTIRIMKNLRICHDCHSFMKHVSDKFDREIIIRDRNRFHHFVKGSCSCRDYW from the coding sequence atgatatatgtCTACATAATTTCTTATGGGAATTATGCAAATGAGAAATCCGGGTGTCCCAAGACCAAGCCTTCTTCCATGGACGCAATCTACAAGTTGCACGCTCTTCTCCTCAAGACCGGCCTTCACGATGACCCTCTCTATCTCCGACGCCTCCTGCTTTCTTGCGCCGCCGCTGCCCCTCACAGCCTGTCTTACGCTCGCTCCCTCTTCGCCCACATTCCCTCTCCAGACATCTTCGCCTACAACACCCTCATCAGAGCCCATGCCCACTCCTCTCCTTCCCACGCCCTTTCGCTCTTCTCTCAGATGCGCCTGGCTGCCGTCTCGCCCGACGCCTTCACTTTCCCATTCCTTCTCAAGGCCTGCGCTCGTCTCCAGCTCGGTCAAGGCCTTCACTCACTCATCATTAAGCTTGCTTTTGATTCTGACATTTACGTTCAGAACTCGTTGATAAGCTTCTACGGCCGCTGTGGTTCTGTTCAGCTTGCTTCTAAGCTGTTCCAAGAAATGCTCGAGAGGGACTTGGTCTCGTGGTCGTCCATCATTGCTTGCTTTGCGAACAATGGTTTCGGGTTTCAAGCTTTGGACCTGTTTCGGCAAATGCAGCTCTCGGTCTCCGAGGATATAAAACCCGATGAGATTACTATGCTCAGCGTAATATCGGCGGTTTCAAGCTTAGGGGCGTTGGAATTGGGTCAGTGGGTTTATACTTTTATCCGCAGAAGCGGGCTGGAGCTTTCTGTTTCACTGGGTACTGCGCTTGTTAATATGTACTCGAGGTGTGGGTCCATTGAGGAATCGATTcgagtgtttgatgaaatgcctgtTAGAAACCTATTGACATGGACGGCGTTGATTAATGGGCTTGCAGTGCATGGCCGTAGTAGAGAAGCTCTGAGGGTCTTTTACGAGATGGAGAAATCTGGCTTCTGCCCGGATCATATCACTATTACCGGGGTCTTAGTTGCTTGTAGCCATGGTGGTCTTGTTGAagagggttggcaattttttgAAAGCATTAGAAAAAAGTATGACATGGAACCACTGCTTGAGCATTATGGTTGCATGGTTGATCTCCTTGGCCGGGCAGGCTTGCTTTATGAGGCCTATGACTTTGTGGAAAGAATGCCAATGAAGCCAAATTCTGTGGTTTGGAGAACTCTGCTTGGAGCCTGTGTAAATCATAACCATCTTGAGCTGGCAGAGAAAGTGAAGCAGAGGATCTATGAGCTTGACCCTTTTCATGATGGTGATTATGTGCTCTTATCAAATGCGTATGGTGTAGTTGGTAGATGGGTTGAGAAGGAAGGAGTGAGGAATTTTATGAGGGAAAAGAGAATCAGCAAAAATCCCGGCTATAGTATAATCAACATTGACCAAGTGATTCACGAGTTTGTTTCTGGAGATAGTTCGCATCCCCAATCTGAGGAGATTAGGAAATTCTTAGTTTCAATAATCGAAAACTTAAGGCTTGGAGGTTATACTCCCTATACATGTAATGTGTTACATGACATTGAAGAAGAGGATAAGGAGCATAGTCTTGGTTATCACAGTGAGAAAATGGCCGTTGCTTTTGCACTCCTTAGATATAAGGATAGCAGGACGATAAGGATCATGAAGAATCTTCGAATTTGTCATGATTGCCATAGTTTCATGAAGCATGTTTCAGATAAATTTGATAGAGAAATCATCATTCGGGATCGAAACCGGTTCCATCATTTTGTTAAGGGATCATGTTCTTGTAGGGATTATTGGTGA